The Gemmatimonadota bacterium genome has a window encoding:
- a CDS encoding LamG domain-containing protein, translating to MTSRVVFLLTAFSLFLANPGVTAGQSPTVDRSNLVLELLFDGDARDTSGGGHHGELFGPVPADDRFGRPNAAFAFDGENDYIRVAPPPQLSAEAFTLSVWVKYDDDAFSRYWTNGVITQDNGGASERRVFQLSAFGPLPTWHIMGRGRDPLITRPAGTSVWRHLAATHDGKAHRLYMDGELHDQVEAPFPPHPEEPVYVGRKGSGEPSFYFKGVIDDVRIYTETLSPEAILTLTRENGWQPPPLPGLEVPDPPESSLEDALVAHWPMETAEMRDTSGSGLKAIVMGQPEAIEGRRGGALRFDGSDDWAVVKDPSLGLLHYLTITCWIRGFDAERDYRQVLWYGDGAWGQDPYSVSIQEGRIGFRVDDVATQWEVMTESKTAPDAWTFVAATLNTRADGLMDQKIYVNGVLSVEQVTPAPYRYIELELMWLTFASYGSGYGLTRLDLDDVRLYNRPLSHREIESLYEEVQE from the coding sequence ATGACCAGTCGCGTTGTGTTTCTGCTGACCGCTTTTTCCCTTTTCCTGGCGAATCCGGGTGTAACCGCGGGCCAATCGCCGACAGTCGACCGGTCCAACCTGGTACTCGAACTGCTGTTCGACGGCGACGCCCGGGATACGAGCGGCGGCGGACATCACGGTGAGCTCTTCGGTCCGGTACCCGCGGACGACCGGTTCGGGCGGCCGAACGCGGCCTTTGCCTTCGACGGCGAGAACGACTATATCCGCGTCGCGCCTCCGCCGCAGCTTTCCGCCGAAGCGTTTACGCTCTCGGTCTGGGTAAAATACGACGACGACGCGTTCTCCCGATACTGGACCAACGGAGTCATCACGCAGGACAACGGCGGCGCCAGCGAAAGACGGGTCTTTCAGCTCAGCGCATTCGGCCCTCTGCCCACGTGGCACATCATGGGCCGCGGCCGCGACCCCCTGATTACCCGTCCTGCCGGGACCTCCGTCTGGCGGCACCTGGCCGCTACCCACGACGGGAAGGCGCACCGGCTGTACATGGACGGTGAACTTCATGATCAAGTCGAAGCACCCTTTCCGCCGCACCCGGAAGAACCCGTTTACGTCGGACGCAAGGGGTCGGGCGAACCGAGTTTCTATTTCAAGGGCGTGATCGACGACGTGCGTATCTACACGGAAACGCTCTCTCCGGAGGCCATCCTGACCCTGACCCGGGAGAACGGATGGCAGCCTCCGCCCCTGCCCGGACTCGAAGTGCCGGATCCGCCGGAGTCATCGCTCGAAGACGCCCTCGTCGCCCACTGGCCCATGGAGACCGCCGAAATGCGCGACACGTCGGGCAGCGGATTGAAGGCTATCGTGATGGGACAGCCGGAAGCTATAGAAGGTCGAAGGGGCGGGGCGCTTCGATTCGATGGCAGCGACGACTGGGCGGTGGTCAAAGACCCGTCGCTCGGCCTCCTCCACTACCTGACCATTACGTGCTGGATAAGGGGGTTCGACGCAGAAAGAGACTACCGCCAGGTACTCTGGTACGGCGACGGCGCCTGGGGACAGGACCCCTATTCCGTGTCGATACAGGAGGGCAGGATCGGATTCCGCGTGGACGACGTGGCGACGCAATGGGAAGTGATGACCGAATCGAAGACCGCACCCGACGCGTGGACGTTCGTGGCAGCGACCCTGAATACCCGGGCCGACGGACTCATGGATCAGAAAATCTACGTCAACGGTGTACTTTCCGTGGAACAGGTGACGCCGGCCCCCTACCGATACATTGAGCTGGAACTTATGTGGCTGACGTTCGCTTCCTATGGGAGTGGGTATGGCCTGACGCGCCTGGACCTGGACGACGTCAGACTGTATAACCGCCCGCTGAGCCACCGGGAAATCGAATCCCTCTACGAAGAAGTACAGGAGTAA
- a CDS encoding twin-arginine translocation signal domain-containing protein, which yields MNRDKGPADEAPLNRAESDGAARVEPGSRRRFLKGSLAAAAGVAATSMWDATAAFAQEKEAPPPGPPGPPARIDDESYWEKVRAQFHLNPDTIYLNNGTLGLCPKPVTQAVYDGYVYLAETGSEGRYQLWDEVEESRKMAARFLGADEKESR from the coding sequence ATGAATCGCGATAAAGGCCCTGCAGACGAAGCGCCTTTGAACCGCGCAGAATCGGACGGTGCAGCGCGGGTTGAACCAGGAAGCCGGCGCCGGTTTCTCAAGGGGAGTCTCGCGGCGGCGGCCGGTGTCGCGGCGACCTCGATGTGGGACGCGACGGCGGCGTTCGCGCAGGAAAAAGAAGCGCCTCCTCCCGGTCCGCCCGGTCCGCCCGCCAGGATCGACGACGAATCCTACTGGGAGAAGGTCCGCGCGCAGTTTCATCTGAACCCCGATACCATATATCTGAACAACGGAACCCTCGGACTGTGTCCTAAACCGGTCACGCAGGCGGTCTATGACGGGTACGTGTATCTCGCGGAAACCGGCAGCGAGGGAAGGTATCAACTCTGGGACGAAGTGGAGGAAAGCCGGAAGATGGCCGCCCGGTTTCTGGGGGCGGACGAGAAAGAATCGCGCTGA
- a CDS encoding aminotransferase class V-fold PLP-dependent enzyme: MTRNATQGLSIIANGIRMEPGDEMLMTTDEHIAGVQPWTRRARRFGIQVNQVQIPSPPGTIQEVLDLFEQALTPKTKVVFFCHVTRGPGLLYPVKELCDMAREKGLVSAVDGAQTPGMTPVDLHEMGCDLFATSLHKWALTPSGTGCLYVREGFQETFWPRSDGNGPWDDREQALWHIGPHGTYERPIRAAIKPALDFLTTIGMDAIFARDRMLSDYLKEQLMEMPGISLGTSTDPGLSSPGITSFGVEGWDTGLLQGILRGKAGIIVSRDYRRYHDLVRVSTHFYNTPAEIDRLIEVLKDILQ, encoded by the coding sequence CTGACCCGGAACGCTACGCAAGGGCTGAGCATCATCGCCAATGGGATCCGCATGGAGCCCGGGGACGAAATGCTCATGACCACGGATGAGCACATCGCGGGCGTCCAGCCGTGGACGCGGCGTGCCCGGCGGTTCGGCATACAGGTCAACCAGGTCCAGATACCCAGTCCGCCGGGGACCATACAGGAAGTGTTGGACCTGTTCGAACAGGCGCTTACGCCAAAAACGAAAGTGGTTTTCTTCTGCCATGTCACCCGTGGTCCCGGCCTGCTCTACCCCGTCAAAGAACTGTGCGACATGGCCCGCGAGAAGGGCTTGGTGTCGGCGGTAGACGGCGCCCAGACGCCCGGGATGACCCCCGTCGACCTGCATGAGATGGGGTGCGATCTCTTCGCCACCAGCCTCCACAAGTGGGCGCTGACCCCATCCGGCACCGGATGTCTGTACGTCCGGGAAGGATTCCAGGAGACCTTCTGGCCGAGGTCGGACGGTAACGGCCCGTGGGACGACCGGGAACAGGCGCTCTGGCACATCGGCCCTCACGGCACGTACGAAAGACCCATCCGGGCCGCGATAAAGCCCGCGTTGGACTTTCTGACCACCATTGGAATGGACGCGATTTTCGCCCGCGACCGCATGTTGTCCGACTATCTGAAGGAACAGCTCATGGAGATGCCCGGGATCAGCCTGGGAACTTCCACGGACCCTGGGCTGTCGAGTCCCGGGATTACCTCATTCGGGGTGGAGGGATGGGACACCGGACTCCTGCAGGGAATACTCCGTGGAAAGGCCGGAATCATCGTGAGCCGGGACTACAGACGCTATCATGATCTGGTCCGGGTATCCACGCATTTCTACAACACCCCGGCGGAAATCGATCGCTTGATCGAGGTGTTGAAGGACATTCTGCAGTAA
- a CDS encoding class I SAM-dependent methyltransferase, protein MPSDHRAESSSASESANDHELEKLLRDQWIENTETWIQKEQSVRTGCLDAWMLRALGDVEGRRVLDIGCDEGRFCRLLAGLGAEVTGIDLTESLVERARAVSEGAGTYLVGNAHDLAGVEDECFDLAVSYIVMVDLCNYREAIRSALRVLRPAGRFIVCNIHPMRMAKTNGWIRQGNRKLFYAVDDYTDEGPRLEEISWTGKAFTSMHPVQLHHCFPRIRFRPGRVAGAYALCGATRRAPHV, encoded by the coding sequence ATGCCGTCCGATCACCGGGCTGAAAGCTCCTCCGCATCCGAGTCAGCAAACGATCACGAACTAGAAAAGCTCCTTCGTGATCAGTGGATTGAAAACACCGAGACGTGGATTCAGAAAGAGCAGTCGGTCCGCACGGGGTGCCTGGACGCCTGGATGCTCCGGGCCCTGGGCGATGTCGAGGGGCGGCGCGTACTGGACATTGGATGCGACGAGGGACGATTCTGCCGCCTGCTGGCCGGTCTCGGCGCGGAGGTCACCGGCATAGACCTGACCGAAAGCCTGGTGGAGCGAGCGCGGGCGGTGTCTGAGGGGGCGGGAACCTATCTGGTCGGCAACGCCCACGACCTCGCCGGCGTCGAAGACGAGTGTTTCGACCTTGCCGTTTCTTACATCGTCATGGTCGATCTGTGCAATTACCGGGAGGCCATACGGTCCGCTTTACGCGTGCTGCGACCCGCCGGCCGATTCATCGTCTGCAACATTCACCCGATGCGCATGGCGAAGACCAATGGCTGGATCCGGCAGGGCAACCGGAAACTCTTCTACGCGGTGGACGACTATACGGACGAAGGACCCCGCCTCGAAGAGATCAGCTGGACGGGGAAGGCTTTCACGAGCATGCACCCTGTCCAGCTACATCACTGCTTTCCTCGAATCCGGTTTCGTCCTGGAAGGGTTGCAGGAGCCTACGCCCTCTGCGGCGCAACTCGCCGCGCACCCCACGTTTGA